One Tolypothrix bouteillei VB521301 DNA window includes the following coding sequences:
- a CDS encoding RNA methyltransferase, translating into MTLDQVKIILVEPSGPMNVGSVARVMKNFGFHHLVLVNPQCDPLSLEALHMAVHAKDILHSSQSVATLPEALQGCQRAIATTARVRDWGTPMENPRTALPWLLENPQHSAALIFGREDRGLSNEELNYAQRFVRIPTSSTYPSLNLATAVSLCCYELATFYTENLKNMENKQLIASENALDDDLAALDVVETYYQELESLLLKIGYLYAHTSSSRMEKFRQLYNRARLQTKEVAMLRGILRQVEWAIRNLYNREES; encoded by the coding sequence ATGACACTAGACCAAGTAAAAATTATCTTAGTTGAGCCATCTGGACCTATGAATGTGGGATCGGTGGCGCGAGTTATGAAAAATTTTGGCTTTCATCATCTAGTGTTAGTCAATCCTCAATGCGATCCGCTTTCACTCGAAGCACTGCACATGGCAGTTCATGCCAAAGATATTTTACACTCATCTCAATCTGTAGCAACTCTACCAGAAGCTTTACAGGGATGTCAGCGAGCGATCGCAACAACTGCTCGCGTTAGGGACTGGGGAACGCCCATGGAAAATCCCCGCACGGCATTACCTTGGTTGCTTGAAAACCCACAACATTCAGCAGCACTAATCTTTGGTAGAGAAGATCGGGGTTTGAGCAATGAGGAACTGAACTACGCTCAAAGATTTGTTCGCATTCCTACAAGTTCCACTTATCCATCCCTCAACTTAGCAACTGCTGTTTCTCTATGCTGCTACGAATTAGCAACATTTTATACTGAAAACCTAAAAAATATGGAAAACAAACAACTTATCGCATCAGAAAATGCCTTGGATGATGACCTTGCTGCTTTGGATGTTGTAGAAACGTATTACCAAGAACTCGAATCCCTTCTCCTCAAGATTGGTTATCTTTATGCCCATACATCATCAAGTCGCATGGAAAAGTTTCGACAATTGTACAATCGGGCTCGACTACAAACTAAAGAAGTTGCAATGTTGCGAGGTATTTTACGACAGGTAGAATGGGCTATTAGGAACCTTTATAACCGCGAAGAATCATAA
- the secA gene encoding preprotein translocase subunit SecA, giving the protein MLKTLLGDPNARKLKKYQPYITDINLLEEDIKALSDDELKGKTVEFKQRLGKGETLDDILPEAFAVVREAGRRVLGLRHFDVQMLGGIILHSGQIAEMKTGEGKTLVATLPSYLNALTGKGVHVITVNDYLARRDAEWMGQVHRFLGLKVGLIQQSMTPTERKKNYDCDITYVTNSEVGFDYLRDNMATSMADVVQRPFNYCVIDEVDSILIDEARTPLIISGQVERPTEKYLKAAEIALALQKDEHYEVDEKARNVLLSDEGFAQTERLLEVKDLFNPEDPWAHFIFNAIKAKELFLKDVTYIVRNGEVVIVDEFTGRVLPGRRWSDGLHQAIEAKERVEIQPETQTLATITYQNLFLLYPKLSGMTGTAKTEEAEFEKIYKLEVTVIPTNRTRKRQDLPDMVFKTEAGKWKAIAQECAEMHALGRPVLVGTTSVEKSEYLRQLLREMEIPHELLNARPENVEREAEIVAQAGRKGAVTIATNMAGRGTDIILGGNAEYMARLKIREYFMPRVVKPDDEDAFGIHRAAGLPPAGTGGGQGFVPGKKVKTWKASPQVFPTQLTKEAEKLLKDAVDFAVREYGERSLTELEAEDKVAVAAEKAPTDDVVIQKLREAYNRVKHEYEEFTKNEHDEVVQQGGLHVIGTERHESRRIDNQLRGRAGRQGDPGSTRFFLSLEDNLLRIFGGDRVSRLMTAFNVDEDMPIESGMLTRSLEGAQKKVETYYYDIRKQVFEYDEVMNNQRRAIYAERRRVLEGQDLKEQVIKYAEKTMDDIADYYINPDLPSEEWELDKLVEKVKEFVYLLADLQSSQLEDMSMSEIKAFLHEQVRIAYDLKEAQIDQIQPGLMRQAERFFILQRIDTLWREHLQQMDALRESVGLRGYGQKDPLIEYKSEGYELFLDMMVNIRRDVVYSLFMFQPQPQPMMQTSSEMV; this is encoded by the coding sequence ATGCTAAAAACTTTGTTGGGCGACCCCAACGCTCGTAAACTAAAAAAATACCAACCCTACATTACAGACATTAATCTTCTGGAAGAAGATATCAAAGCCCTTTCGGATGACGAACTCAAGGGCAAAACAGTCGAATTTAAACAGCGTCTTGGCAAAGGCGAAACTCTTGATGACATCTTACCAGAAGCGTTTGCCGTGGTTCGGGAAGCAGGACGCAGAGTCTTAGGGCTGCGTCACTTTGATGTTCAAATGTTGGGTGGTATTATTCTCCACTCAGGGCAAATTGCTGAGATGAAGACTGGGGAGGGCAAAACCCTAGTTGCGACATTACCGAGTTATTTAAATGCTCTTACAGGTAAAGGCGTTCACGTGATCACGGTGAACGATTACCTAGCCCGTCGTGATGCTGAATGGATGGGACAGGTACATCGTTTCTTGGGATTGAAGGTAGGGCTAATTCAGCAAAGCATGACGCCAACGGAACGCAAGAAGAATTACGATTGCGATATCACTTATGTCACCAATAGTGAAGTGGGTTTTGACTACCTGCGGGACAACATGGCGACATCCATGGCGGATGTGGTACAACGCCCATTTAACTACTGTGTGATTGACGAAGTAGACTCAATCTTAATTGATGAAGCACGGACACCGCTCATTATTTCGGGACAAGTCGAAAGACCAACGGAAAAATATCTCAAAGCAGCCGAAATAGCTCTAGCACTGCAAAAAGACGAGCATTATGAAGTAGACGAAAAAGCTCGTAACGTGCTGTTGTCGGATGAAGGTTTTGCACAAACAGAACGGCTTTTGGAAGTTAAAGATTTATTTAACCCAGAAGACCCTTGGGCGCACTTTATTTTTAATGCGATTAAAGCTAAAGAACTTTTCCTAAAGGATGTAACTTATATTGTCCGGAATGGAGAAGTGGTTATTGTCGATGAATTTACAGGTCGAGTTCTTCCAGGACGCCGTTGGAGTGATGGACTTCACCAAGCAATTGAAGCCAAAGAACGGGTAGAAATTCAGCCAGAAACTCAAACTCTCGCGACAATTACTTATCAAAACCTGTTTTTGCTGTATCCCAAGTTATCCGGGATGACGGGAACAGCAAAGACTGAAGAGGCGGAGTTTGAAAAAATTTACAAACTGGAAGTTACTGTTATTCCTACTAACAGAACGAGAAAACGCCAAGATTTGCCAGATATGGTCTTTAAGACTGAAGCAGGGAAATGGAAGGCGATCGCACAAGAATGTGCCGAAATGCACGCACTTGGAAGACCAGTTCTAGTGGGAACTACGAGTGTAGAAAAATCAGAATATCTCCGACAACTGTTGAGAGAAATGGAGATTCCCCATGAGTTGCTGAACGCCAGACCGGAAAATGTGGAGCGGGAAGCAGAAATTGTTGCACAAGCAGGACGTAAAGGTGCTGTGACCATTGCAACTAACATGGCAGGTAGAGGGACTGATATTATTCTTGGTGGTAATGCCGAGTACATGGCACGTCTTAAGATAAGAGAGTACTTCATGCCTCGTGTTGTCAAACCGGATGATGAAGATGCTTTTGGTATCCATCGGGCGGCTGGCTTACCCCCGGCGGGAACGGGTGGCGGTCAAGGCTTTGTACCCGGTAAAAAGGTGAAAACTTGGAAGGCGTCACCACAGGTATTCCCAACCCAGCTGACAAAAGAAGCAGAAAAGTTGCTGAAAGATGCAGTTGATTTTGCCGTGCGGGAGTACGGCGAACGCAGTTTGACAGAGTTAGAAGCTGAAGATAAGGTCGCTGTAGCCGCAGAAAAAGCACCAACTGACGACGTTGTGATTCAAAAATTACGGGAAGCGTACAACCGAGTTAAGCACGAGTACGAAGAGTTCACCAAAAACGAACACGATGAAGTGGTACAACAAGGCGGTTTACACGTTATTGGTACAGAACGTCATGAATCGCGCCGGATTGACAACCAGTTGCGGGGACGTGCGGGACGTCAAGGTGACCCCGGTTCGACAAGATTCTTCCTCAGCTTGGAGGATAACTTACTGCGGATTTTTGGTGGCGATCGCGTTTCACGTTTGATGACAGCATTTAACGTAGACGAAGATATGCCTATTGAATCTGGAATGCTGACCCGTAGTTTGGAAGGTGCTCAGAAAAAAGTTGAAACCTACTACTACGACATCCGGAAACAAGTCTTTGAGTACGACGAAGTGATGAACAACCAACGTCGGGCGATTTATGCGGAACGCCGTCGGGTTTTGGAAGGACAAGACCTGAAAGAACAGGTGATTAAGTACGCTGAAAAAACGATGGATGACATCGCTGACTACTACATCAACCCCGATTTACCTTCCGAAGAGTGGGAATTGGATAAGTTGGTTGAAAAAGTCAAAGAATTTGTTTATCTGCTAGCAGATTTACAGTCAAGTCAGCTAGAAGATATGTCAATGAGCGAGATTAAAGCGTTCTTGCACGAGCAAGTGAGGATTGCTTACGACCTTAAAGAAGCTCAAATTGACCAAATTCAGCCCGGATTGATGCGTCAAGCGGAACGATTCTTTATTTTACAAAGAATCGATACTTTGTGGCGCGAACACTTGCAGCAAATGGATGCTTTACGTGAATCTGTAGGATTGCGAGGTTACGGTCAGAAAGATCCGTTGATTGAGTACAAGAGTGAGGGTTACGAGTTGTTCCTGGATATGATGGTTAACATTCGCCGAGATGTTGTTTACTCCTTATTCATGTTCCAACCACAACCTCAGCCAATGATGCAAACATCTTCAGAGATGGTGTAG